DNA sequence from the Alteribacter lacisalsi genome:
GCCAAATTATCGGTATACATTATTTTCGCGGTTCTGTTTACTGCATTCATTTATCCGGTAATTGCCCATTGGATCTGGGGATCCGGCTGGCTCGCGGGCCTTGAGAAGCAGGATTTTGCCGGCTCTACTGTGGTCCACCTGACCGGTGCCATGGCAGCACTCGCTGCTACGCTCCTGCTGAAGCCACGGATCGGAAAATTCAACGCCGACCGCTCTTCCAACCCGCTAAGCGGGCATAACCAGGTATACACAGTCCTCGGTGTTCTCATTCTCTGGGTCGGCTGGTTCGGCTTTAATGCCGGCTCCACTCTCGGGGTTGATGACGGTTTTTTCGGTTATGTAGCGCTTGTAACTCAGCTCGCTGCCGCATCCGGTGCCATTGCCGCCCTTCTGATTACGTGGGTGGACAAAGGAAAAGCAGATGTACCGACGATGCTCAATGGTACACTTGCCGGACTAGTCGCCATCACCGCCTCCTGCGCTTTCGTTGCTCCTTGGGCAGCCGTGATTATCGGCTTCGTTGCCGGAATTATCGTCTACTACAGCATGAAATTCTTTGAAAGCCGCGGGATTGATGACCCGATCTACGCCCTTTCCGTTCACGGTGTGGCCGGTGTCTGGGGTACTCTTTCCACCGGATTTTTCACCACACCTCAGCTTGCAGCCATGAACGGCGGCTCTGCCGGCCTCTTTTACGGCGGCGGATTCGCCCAGCTCGGTGTTCAGGCAATCGGAGTTGTCGCATGCGGCGTATTCGCCTTCGGTGCTTCCTATGGTCTACTTCTTCTCATCAGATCAATGGTCGGCGGACTACGTGTAAGCCGTGAAAAAGAACTTCTCGGACTCGATATGAGTGAGCACGGAAGTTACGGCTATCCGGAAAACTTTGTGTCCGAAGAAGCAAAATAACACAGCGTGATCCCCTCTTAGGAGATCAAATAGATTGCTTCCCCATGAAAAGGACCGTCCCCTCAGCCAGGACGGTCCCTTTTTTTTGATTTCAGAACACAATTGTCGTAAAGCAGAAAGTCGTAAAGGCGTAAACGGCCAGTGCGATAAACAGATAGGAGAGTTTTTTGTGTCCCCTGCGCCATTCGAAGGCTGCCCAGACGCCAAACAATCCAGCAATGATGAGCAGATGGTACGGAAGCGACGCAAGCTGAAATGGTGATTCTCCCGTATTGAAAATAAAAATGCCAATCGACAGCGACACAAGAACAGCGATCAGCCAGATCCAGCGTTGTTTATTCATGGTGTAAGTCT
Encoded proteins:
- a CDS encoding ammonium transporter — protein: MEDSLFLMNNLWVIFATVLVILMQGGFILLEAGSTRMKNAGHTAGKSIFAFGIASLTFWAVGYGFIYGEGNAFIGMSDFFFGDFTGVSEGLMGSVDFMFQLAFAGIALAIAFGGFAERAKLSVYIIFAVLFTAFIYPVIAHWIWGSGWLAGLEKQDFAGSTVVHLTGAMAALAATLLLKPRIGKFNADRSSNPLSGHNQVYTVLGVLILWVGWFGFNAGSTLGVDDGFFGYVALVTQLAAASGAIAALLITWVDKGKADVPTMLNGTLAGLVAITASCAFVAPWAAVIIGFVAGIIVYYSMKFFESRGIDDPIYALSVHGVAGVWGTLSTGFFTTPQLAAMNGGSAGLFYGGGFAQLGVQAIGVVACGVFAFGASYGLLLLIRSMVGGLRVSREKELLGLDMSEHGSYGYPENFVSEEAK